Proteins encoded within one genomic window of Bos indicus x Bos taurus breed Angus x Brahman F1 hybrid chromosome 18, Bos_hybrid_MaternalHap_v2.0, whole genome shotgun sequence:
- the CNFN gene encoding cornifelin has protein sequence MQFEMHDNVKGKAMSYPVTSQPQSASTCYQTQLSDWHTGLTDCCNDMPVCLCGTFAPLCLACRISDDFGECCCTPYLPGGLHSLRTGMRERYRIQGSIGKDWAALTFCLPCALCQMARELKIRE, from the exons ATGCAGTTTGAGATGCACGACAACGTGAAAGGCAAAG CCATGTCCTACCCAGTGACCAGTCAGCCCCAAAGCGCCAGCACCTGCTACCAGACCCAGCTCAGTGACTGGCACACCGGCCTCACGGACTGCTGCAACGACATGCCCGTCT GTCTGTGCGGCACCTTCGCCCCCCTGTGCCTCGCCTGCCGCATCTCCGACGACTTCGGCGAGTGCTGCTGCACGCCCTACCTGCCCGGAGGCCTGCACTCCCTGCGCACCGGCATGCGCGAGCGCTACCGCATCCAG GGTTCCATCGGGAAGGACTGGGCAGCCCTCACCTTTTGTTTGCCCTGCGCGCTCTGTCAGATGGCGCGGGAACTGAAGATCCGAGAGTAA